The sequence below is a genomic window from Bernardetia sp..
TTAGAAAATTTAGGACTTATAAATATAATTTAATTATGAACATAACACTCAACCAAGACTTTGAATTTGACATTCCCATTAATGAAGATATGGGAGTACGTGGGTATGCCACAGAAACGCTCATTAAACACAAAAATCACGCATCAGAGCCTAATACTATTGTAATGGCTTTAGAAGCAGAATGTTATTCTAAGGCAATGCCAGAGTTTACGAAAAAAATAGATTTAGGTAAATATGTCGTTTCAGAAGAAAATTTTGATGAGATTATGACAGAAGTTTTTAATAAACTTCAACCTCTCATTGAAAATGAACTAGGTGTCAATCTAGGAGCTATGATTCAAGAACAAATTGCTCAATCGCAAAATAACCTTTAATTTTTGTTTAATCTTGACAGCTCTATTTGTTAAACAAAAGCTATGTTTGAAAAAATGTAGCTTTTTTTGTGTTTTATTACTTAAAGAGCAAAGCAAAATTTTACCAGGGGGAAATTACTTCAGTAAAAACACAATCTTGCTTTAAGGTATCAAAAACGCACTTTTTAAAAAAGTAGCTGATTTTTGAGAATTTAATTTTATTATTTTTATAGAAAAAACTTACATAATAAAAAAGTGTACAGAGGGGGAGTGTACACAAGATATAAGGGATTAGAGTTGTGATTGTGTCTCTCTAAATATTGAGGTTCTGTCTAAGTCTCCGTAGTATTTTTCTGTTGTCCTGACAGAACTATGTGCGACCATACGAGAGACTATTGGCTTAGGAACACCATACCGATTCATTTGCATATCAATAAAGGTCTTCCGTCCTATTTTAGAGGTTAGATATTTAGTTATCTTGCAAATATCTGCAATTTCTCTCAAATAGCCATTGTAATGAGCATTTGAAGGAATTGAGAGTTTATAATTACAACTTTCTAATAATTTTCTAGTTCGTTTGAAAATTGGAACACCTATATAGTTATTGTTTTTGTCTCTATTTGTGGATATAAATTGTATTCCATTTTCCTCAAAAATATGTTTTTCTGCATCAAAAATCTTCATCTGATTGAAATGGAATCCTGTATAACAAGAGAAAATAAAAGCAATTCTAATCTTTTCTAGCCTTTCTATTTTAAATGTCTTTCTCTCTATTCTAGCTAGTTCTGCTTGACTTAAAAATACGTGAGGTGTTTTTTTGCGAATTATTTTTATCTCTAAGCCTTCTAAGGGGTTTGATTCAATACGCTTGTCTCTTGCTGCTTCTTTCAATGATTTTTCAACCATAGCTACTTTTTTCTTAGCTACGGCTTCACTATTGGGTTTATTTAGTTTTGTCCTCAAAAAATCAAAATAGTTTTTACCATGAGTAATAGTAAATTCACTCGTTGGAAGATGCGAAATATCATTTTCTCTACAAAATGTGTTGAAGTCAGTACGGTATCTCTTATAACCTGTTTTTGTGGCTGGTTCTATGTCTCTTAAAAGCTGACGTTCTACAAACTCATCTACGATTTGAATGGTAGTGAGTTCTGGTTCTTCATTACCACGATAGATGTCAGTAATTATTTTTGAATTTGTCGCCCTTTTGAGCTTTTTGAGGTTTAAGTAAATTTCCTCTAGTTCAGATTTCAATAAAAGTAAGGTATCTGTTTTAATTCTTGCGTTACGCTCCTTACTAAGTATAGTAAAGTTGTACCCTCTTTTATTTTCCCAATGCTCTTTCTTATCTAAAATCACACCAGTAGCAAAAGGAACACCTTTGTCTTTTGCTCCAAACGAAACTCTACAATATATAGAGAATCTATCTGTTCGTAGTTCTTTTATTAAAAATCCTACATTCATAAAAATACGTTTTTTTTAGCATAGTTGTAATTTTTTAGTGAAAAATGACGACAACACAAGCGAATAAACTTTTGTTGCGTTACCCACTAAAAATTGAGTTTCCCAACGAAACACCTTGATTTCAAAAACCTTTATTAAACAAAACGAAAGGTGTTTTTTTGATGATATGACTACCTTATGAATAATGTTTTATGCTAAAAATAAGCTCAATTTCTTACTTTTAAGAGATTTTGCGAGGCAGGTAGGATTCGAACCTACGACACACGGCGTGACAGGCTAAGAAGTAATTTCTATTTGACCGTTTAGATAATCATAGAAATATACGTTGCTCTACCAACTGAGCTACTGCCTCATTATGCCATTTACTACACACAAAAAATAAAAATAGTTTCGTTCTGACACAGAAAATAAAAAGCAGTAAATTTGAAAGAGAATTAAACAAGTCAAAAATCCATCTTTTCAAAATGTACGCTCTCCAAACTCAAAGCCTTACCAAAACTTTCAATAAAGGAAAAATAAATGAATTTACAGCCTTATCGGATATTTCTTTTTCTATTAAAAAGGGAAGCTGTACGCTCTTGAAAGGTTCTTCTGGTTCTGGCAAGACAACGCTAATTAGTATTTTGGCAGGACTTACCAAACCCACTTCTGGTAGTTATATTTGTTTAGAGGAAAACGTATCACACTGGTCAGAAAAATTCTTAACACAGTTTCGAAGAGAACATATCGGTATCGTTTTTCAGCATTTTAATCTCATTCAAGGACTAACTGTAGAGCAAAATATTTCTCTGCCACTTTTACCATTAAATTATTCTATCAAAAAAATGAATAGGATGAGCAAAGAAGCAGCTACATTAGCTCAAATTTCTCATAAATTGAATCAGAAAATAGATGTTTTGTCTGGTGGGGAGCTTCAACGTACAGCCATAGCAAGGGCATTAGTGCGAAAACCTGCCATTCTTTTTGCTGACGAACCGACTTCACACCTAGACAGGCAAAATGCCATAGAAGTCTTTGAAGTATTTGAAAAATTGAAGGCAGACGGACAAACCATTATCTTAACCACACACGATGAGTGGCTGAAAAATCATTCTATCATTGATAATGTAATTGAGCTAAGAGATGGAAAGTTAATTATTAGTGATTAATGGTAAATGATAAATTTTTTTATTCTATGAAATACAGAACATAGTTGTTTTACTTCAATTCGTAATTGAATTTACGTTTTCGCATTTGGGTTTTTCTTTATCATAAAAAGACTTGCCACCATTGCAATTATAAAACCTATTGTTCCTACTTTGACAAACTTATCTATTGCGATAGCAGAAGGAGTTATTCTAGGGTTGTTTTTTG
It includes:
- a CDS encoding ABC transporter ATP-binding protein encodes the protein MYALQTQSLTKTFNKGKINEFTALSDISFSIKKGSCTLLKGSSGSGKTTLISILAGLTKPTSGSYICLEENVSHWSEKFLTQFRREHIGIVFQHFNLIQGLTVEQNISLPLLPLNYSIKKMNRMSKEAATLAQISHKLNQKIDVLSGGELQRTAIARALVRKPAILFADEPTSHLDRQNAIEVFEVFEKLKADGQTIILTTHDEWLKNHSIIDNVIELRDGKLIISD
- a CDS encoding phage integrase SAM-like domain-containing protein, which encodes MNVGFLIKELRTDRFSIYCRVSFGAKDKGVPFATGVILDKKEHWENKRGYNFTILSKERNARIKTDTLLLLKSELEEIYLNLKKLKRATNSKIITDIYRGNEEPELTTIQIVDEFVERQLLRDIEPATKTGYKRYRTDFNTFCRENDISHLPTSEFTITHGKNYFDFLRTKLNKPNSEAVAKKKVAMVEKSLKEAARDKRIESNPLEGLEIKIIRKKTPHVFLSQAELARIERKTFKIERLEKIRIAFIFSCYTGFHFNQMKIFDAEKHIFEENGIQFISTNRDKNNNYIGVPIFKRTRKLLESCNYKLSIPSNAHYNGYLREIADICKITKYLTSKIGRKTFIDMQMNRYGVPKPIVSRMVAHSSVRTTEKYYGDLDRTSIFRETQSQL